One Aquamicrobium sp. genomic region harbors:
- a CDS encoding porin yields the protein MNIKSLILGSATVALATAGAQAADAIVIAEPEPVEYVRVCDVYGAGFFYIPGTETCLRIGGEVRAQYGTADSDIGNYNGMANDQWHSRARGRIYFDARSETEYGLLRGYVRLDLQKTNTEFSGSQLVNHVWLSLGGFRTGWTDSAWVSTPQGGVAAGGSHTDNGFFYGYHQTHLIQYNFSGSNGFFATGSIEFDETQNVSTAINNYTPDLVGVVGVNQGWGAAWLKVGYDSDINTTGRDAVDSGFGVTAGLHYNIPGAPGSSFRLIGYYADSDNLFNPLTGTGLAAWNAGPGLAGGPEWSVLASYHHQFNAQFGASIGAQYFSDFYVAGTDISTGLDGWALELAAVWTPVENFTVRSEVIYSDFDTVPGWGLDGDSVSGFIRFSRFF from the coding sequence ATGAACATCAAGAGCCTTATCCTCGGCTCCGCTACCGTGGCTCTCGCCACCGCCGGCGCCCAGGCTGCCGACGCCATCGTCATCGCCGAGCCGGAACCCGTCGAATACGTCCGCGTCTGCGACGTCTACGGCGCCGGCTTCTTCTACATCCCGGGCACCGAGACATGCCTGCGCATCGGTGGTGAAGTCCGCGCCCAGTACGGCACCGCCGACAGCGATATCGGTAACTATAACGGCATGGCCAATGACCAGTGGCATTCTCGTGCTCGCGGCCGCATCTATTTCGATGCGCGTTCGGAGACCGAGTATGGCCTGCTGCGCGGCTATGTCCGCTTGGATCTGCAGAAGACCAATACCGAGTTTAGCGGCTCTCAGCTCGTCAACCACGTCTGGCTGTCGCTCGGCGGCTTCCGCACCGGTTGGACCGATTCGGCGTGGGTCAGCACCCCGCAGGGCGGCGTCGCTGCCGGCGGTTCGCACACCGACAATGGCTTCTTCTACGGCTACCACCAGACCCACCTGATCCAGTACAACTTCTCGGGCTCCAACGGCTTCTTCGCCACCGGCTCGATCGAGTTTGACGAGACGCAGAACGTCTCTACCGCGATCAATAACTACACGCCGGACCTCGTCGGTGTCGTCGGTGTCAACCAGGGCTGGGGCGCTGCATGGTTGAAGGTCGGCTACGACTCCGACATCAACACCACCGGGCGTGACGCGGTGGACAGCGGCTTCGGCGTCACCGCCGGCCTGCACTACAACATTCCGGGCGCGCCGGGTTCGTCGTTCCGCCTGATCGGCTACTATGCCGACAGCGACAACCTCTTCAACCCGCTCACCGGCACCGGTCTGGCGGCGTGGAATGCGGGTCCGGGCCTTGCTGGCGGCCCCGAGTGGTCGGTCCTGGCCTCGTACCATCACCAGTTCAACGCCCAGTTCGGCGCGTCGATCGGTGCGCAGTACTTCAGCGACTTCTACGTCGCCGGCACCGACATCAGCACCGGCCTCGACGGCTGGGCGCTCGAACTCGCTGCCGTCTGGACCCCGGTTGAGAACTTCACGGTTCGCAGCGAGGTCATCTACTCCGACTTCGACACCGTTCCGGGTTGGGGCCTCGATGGCGACAGCGTGTCGGGCTTCATCCGCTTCTCGCGCTTCTTCTGA
- a CDS encoding transposase, producing MGPDITSRAALGDKGYSSKANRAATRTRGIAPVIPHKANEKNTSTFFAKSLYKARARIEQGFRRLKRFKRVTLRCEKTARNFRSIVRLRCRPMLDQIRLHGLNARC from the coding sequence ATCGGTCCGGACATCACCTCACGCGCCGCGCTGGGCGACAAAGGCTATTCCAGCAAGGCCAATCGCGCCGCCACGCGAACACGCGGCATCGCCCCGGTGATCCCTCACAAGGCCAACGAGAAAAACACGTCGACCTTCTTCGCCAAGTCACTCTACAAGGCGCGCGCTCGTATCGAGCAAGGCTTCAGGCGGCTCAAGCGCTTCAAACGCGTCACCCTGCGCTGCGAAAAGACCGCACGCAACTTCCGATCCATCGTCAGGCTTCGCTGCCGGCCTATGCTTGATCAAATTCGTCTACACGGCCTGAACGCCAGATGCTAA